TCAAAAGTAACATGCTCTCACGTCTGGAACTGGAGGACGCCATGACCGCCCCGACAGACAATGCCGCCCCGGGCGCGCCCCGCCGGGATTTCGATCTGCTGGACATCCCCCTCGAAGGCGTGACCGCCTATTGGCTCTCCCTGCACAAGCTCCTGGAACCGCACAAAAAGCTCAAGAATGCCCAGCGTCAGATCCAGGACGAGGCCCAGTACACCACGGAACCCCTGGTGCGCTACCTGCTCGAAGTCCTGGTGAGCGACATGGACGCACCAGACATGCGCCGCCTGGGGCAGGCCCGGGCAGACATGCTCCTGGATGGCGTGGCCCGCCGGCTGCAACTCATGCGCGTGGCCCTGATGGACATGGCCACGGCCGAGAACCCACGCCGCACCCTGGCCAAAATGACGGCCCAGCACTCCATGCCTCTCATCGACGAGGAAAAAGCCTTTTCCCTGGCGCAGCAGCTCCTGGGCCTGGCCGCCACCCCGGGCTGGGAGGCCAAGGTCCATTATTTTGCCGTGGACCATCGCATCAAGGACGAAAAACTCCTGGTGGCCCTGCTGTTTCATGCCGCATGGGCCCGGCGCGAAGGCAAGATGGCCGCCCGCCAGTTCCTGCCGCATCTGCATTCTGTCTTTTTCCAGCAGGGGCTGGCCCTGGTCATCGATGGGTTCGACGCCCCCTTCCTGCGCAAACGCCTCAAGGTGCATCAGGCCGCCATCATGGCCGATGCCCGCCGCAAGACCGCCTGCTCCCTGGAGCTTGCCTGCGCCATCAAGCAGCGCCTGCCCTACGACACCGCCTTCACCATGGCCAAGGCCTGGCTGGCCTGACCGCCGCGGCGCCGCACCCGTTTCGAGCCCGTCCCGTGCTCGCGCGGCCTGCCGTGCGATGGCGGATTTTCATTTGATGATATTGACAGTGATTATCAACTTCATATATGACCCGAGCCGTCACCCTTTCACACCTTGAGGAGGCGTCAATGCCCAAGGCCTTGATTGTGTACGGCTCTACCACTGGCAACACCGAAGGCGTGGCCGAGGCCATCGCCAAGACACTCAACAGCGAAGGCATGGAGACAACGGTTGTGAACGTCGCGGACGTGACTGCGCCCGGCCTGGCCGAGGGCTATGACGTGGTGCTCCTGGGATGCTCCACCTGGGGCGACGACGAGATCGAGTTGCAGGAAGACTTCGTGCCCCTGTACGAGGATCTGGACCGGGCCGGCCTCAAGGACAAGAAAGTCGGCGTGTTCGGCTGCGGGGATTCCAGCTACACCTATTTTTGCGGCGCGGTGGACGTCATCGAGAAGAAGGCCGAGGAATTGGGCGCAACCCTGGTGGCAAGCTCGCTGAAGATCGACGGCGAGCCGGACTCTGCCGAGGTGCTGGACTGGGCCAGGGAAGTGCTGGCGCGGGTATAGGGCATTTTAATTTTGAAAAAGGACGTTGCGAGAGGGGAAACCTTTTTGCAAAAGNTCGCGCTCTCCCCTTCCAAAAGTTTGATAGTATTTTGTAATTATAACAAAAGTCTTTGAGGAAGGAGGTTGGGGGGAACTGTTTCTACAGAAAGAACGGGGTCCCCCCAACGGCATCATTTCAGCGGCAGCCCCTGACAGGCGGAGGCCCCCAGGTTGCCGAAGGCCAGGGGTTGCGGCAGGCCCGGCGCCGGGGCGGCTTCCGGCTGATCCAGCTGCAGGGAGAGTTGCAGCGTGGTCGGCGGCAGCACGCCGGAGGCCCCCAGGGAGCCCAGGCCGGCCAGCACGGCATCGCCCCGGAAGCAGACAGTCAGGGGCATGGAGATCCATTCCTCGTCTTCCGAGCACATCGAGAGTTGCCGCGACGGGCTGATGCTTTTGGCCGGGTCCGTGGTGGAGCGGATCAGGTGGCTGGCCGTGGTCAGTCGTTCCAGGCGACCCTGGGGGCAGAAGGCCAGGGAATTGATGTCGCCGCTGATGCCTTCCGGGTCAGGATCAAAGACCGTGACCGGCCCCAGCGGGGTGAGGATTTCCACGGGCCGGGCCGGCTCCAGGGAGGCCAGGGCGCCATTTTCGTGGAAGGCGAGGCCGATGCGGGCCGGCAGCGTGCCCACGGGTGTGGGCCAGGGCACGGTTTCGCCTGTCCACAGCGAAACGCTTTGCAGCGCGCCCGAAGGGTAGAAGAGCAGGCTGATGCAGCGGGCCTGCAGCACGCGGCGGCCGGCCTCCAGCACGTTGGGGTCTGGCGGCAGTTCCAGCCGCATCAGGGGCGCGGTGGCTTTTTCGTCCTGCCAGGAAAGATAGGCATTGAGCTTGCCGTCCTGGGGAAAGAGCCGGCGCAGGGCGCCGTCGGGATAAAACAGCAGGCGCTCGGCGGGTTGTGGCCCCAGGGTGGTGGTCACCAGCGTCTGTTCTTCCAGGGACAAGGCCTTGACCGTGCCGGCGGGAGTCAGTTCGATGGCGGGCCGGGCCGGGCGACGGTTTTCCGGCTCCCCGGAATCGTCGGTGTGGCGGGGGATCAGGCGGCCAAGGGGTGTTTCCAGGGGGGTGGGATCATAGAGCCGCAGCAGCCGTGGTGCGCCGCCGGCGTGGCGGTCTTCCACTTTGGCGCGGGGAATGCGCAGGGCCGGGGCCTGGGGACCCATGGAGATGGTCAGCGATTCGTACATATGTATTTTCGAGTGGGTAGGAGTGAAATCGGACGCAGGCGCGGCGTGTGGGCACTTCAGAGTTCGTCTTTGTGGAGCACGTCCTTGAGCAGTTCGCGGAAATCCTTCACCACATTGTCGCTGCCGGCGTATTCGTACACGGTCATGCCATAGGCCGGGGCTTCGGCCAGCTTGGGCGAGTACCGAATGGGCGTGCACAGGTATTTGCCGTAAAACTTTTCCAGGCTTTCCAGAATGGCCTGGGAGTTTTTGCTGGGTTTGGAGAGGTGCATGGGCAGCAGGTACTTGAGGGTCACGCCGGGGTTGTGCTTGCGCAAGGCGGCAAAATTGCGCAAGAATTCCGCAAGGCCCTGAATGGACATGACTTCCAGGGAAATGGGCGCCAGCAGTTCTTGCGCGTAAAACAGCACGTTGACGGTCAGGGAGTCCCAGCTGGGGGAGGTGTCCAGGATGATGAACTGGAAGGCGCGCTCGATGGGGCGCAGGGCCTCGGCCAGGGTGTTTTCGCCGGCGTAGTCCTTGCGGGTGATGTGGCGTTTGATCTTGGCCAGGGACTTGCCGCCGCTGAGCAGCCAGAGATTGTCCCGGGCTTTGAGCATGGCCTTGTCTGGCGGGGTATCACCCAGGATGAGGTCGGCCAGCCCGTCGTTGGGGCGAATGCCCAGCATGAAGGCGGCTTGCCCCTGGGTGTCGCAGTCCACCAGCAGGGTCTTGTAATTGTTCAGGGCCAGTCCGGCGGCCAGGTGCACGGCGGTGGTGGTTTTGCCCACGCCGCCCTTGGAAATCATGACGGCAATGGAGCGTGCACTGCCCAGGGAAAACTGTTTGCCGCAGCGTTTGCAGGGCAGGGTGGCCGGCCCGGGCGGCAGCAGCGCTGTGTCCACCTGCTGCCGAGTGCGGCAGCTCGGGCAGATGATTTCCATCCTAGCCCTTCTTGCTCAAGTGCTTGGTGATGAGCTTGAGCATGAGGCTTGACTCGCCCTTCATCTCGAATTCCCTGAGGGCGATGCGCAGGGAGATGGCCACGATGTCCGACATGGAAACCTGACTTTTGTAGTCGTCGGGAACCATCTTCTTGATGTGGTATTTTGCAGACTTGAGCCGATTGTGCAGCTTGGGCGGAAAGTAGACCGTGGCTTTCTTTTTGTTGGCGGGCACGGCCAGGCGGAAGGAGCGGTACTGCTCTTCGGCGTCGGGGTCTGCCAGTTCCAGCAGGATGTTGCGGGCGTACTGGCCGGGTGAGTCCTCCGCCTCGCTCAGACGGAAGGAGCGGTACTGCGGCTGAGCCACCTCGCTTTTATCCCGGTAAAGCAGGGTGTTGAGGTCGTCAACTTCGTCGGTGGAGGCGGGATCGTTGGCGCCTCCCAGCAGCTCGGCCAGGATGTCGTATTTGGGAGTCTGGTGTTGTTCCGTCATGGAGCCTGTCCTTCCCGGGAGTGTGGCGTGGTTCGGATGCGGCATCATGAAAAAGCATACAGCAACTGCGCTCAAAAAGCCAGCAGCGACCGGGGGGAAGTGGGAGGCTATGCGGCGGTGGCTGCAAGCAGGGGCTCGCGCACCAGGGAGTTCCCTTCCACGCTTTTGGCGTGTTTTTTCACGGCGGCAGTGCGGTTGGAGAGCAGTTCCATGCTGAAACAGGCATCCATGGGGCAATCAATGACGGCGATGGACAGGGACGTGAGGGGGAAGCGCCCCGTCTGCCCGTCGCGGCCCTTGCCCACAAGGTAGCCGCGGGCGGCGTCTTCCGGGGAATACAGTTCCTTGGAGCGGAGGGCAAAGTGGTGCATGATGTGATTGCAGATGTCCACCACCCGGGCGGGGTCTGCCATCACCAGAAAATCGTCGCCGCCGATGTGTCCCAGGAAGTCGCCTTCGCCGCCGCAGAGCTTCACGGCCTCGCGCAGCAGGTCTGCCGTGAGCAGGATGATGCGGTCGCCGCGCTCGAAGCCGTAGACGTCATTGTAGACCTTGAAGTTGTCCAGATCGATGTAGGCCATGGCCGTGGGATGGCAGCCCTTGAGCCGGCGTTCGATCTCGCGTTCGATGGAGACATTGCCCGGCAGGCCGGAGAGGGGGTTGGCTCCCTTGGCAAGCTCCACCTGGGTCTGGGTCAGCTGGTCGAGCATGCGCTGTACGGACACCACCCCCAGGAGCTTTTCCTTGTCCACCACGATGATGTCGTCGTAGACCTTGGTGGACTCACGGACCATGGCCAGGGCGGCTACATCTTCGATGGGCAGGTCGCCCTCCACGATCAGCGGGGCGGGATCCATGATACGCGCCACTTCCCGGTTGTAATACAGGGACATGCCGAACTGCGTGGAGAGGTGGCGGTCCGTGTTGTACTGCATCAGCAGCCCGCAGGGCCGGCCGTTGCGCACCACCACCATGCTGGTCTGGGCTGGTTTGTCCGCCAGTTGCTCCTTGATTTCGCGCACGGTGGCGTTCTCGCTGGTGGTGGGGCAGGGCATGACCAGCTCCCGGATGGGGGCGGAACATTTCCAGGACTGGCCGTCCGCCTGGGTGAAGCCGGTCTTGCACGGGATGGCCACGCAGGGCGAGGCCGGTTTGTAGCCCGGCACACCCAGGCAGTTGCCCTGGCCGGCGTTCACGCCCATGGAAACCAGGGAGCTCAGGGCGGTTTCCGTCTCGATACCCACGGCGATGGTGCGCGCGCCGATGCGCTGGGCCAGGAAGAGCAGGGTTTCCACCATGCTGCGGTGGTATGGATTGGTATCGATGCCTTCCACCAGGGAGATGTCAAACTTGATGAAATCCGGGCGAATGAGAGTGATGTTGCGCAGGCTGGAGTCGCCGGAGCCTACATCATCAATGGCGATGGCGAAGCCTTTGGCGCGGAAGCGTTCGATATCCCTGAAAAAGAGATTCATGTCCTTGAAGCCTTGGCGCTCGGCGAATTCCAGGACGATGTTGTGCGGCTTGAGCCCGTAAGCCTCGATTTCCTCCAGCAGCAGGCCGGGGGTGAAATTGGGGTCGGCGATTTCGTCGGAATGATTGTTCAGGAACAGTCGCTGATTGGAACCCACCTGCCCCAGGCCCGTGAGGGCCTTTTCGCGGCAGAGTTTTTCCAGCCGAAAGGTGGCGCCTGCCTCCCGGGCCAGCTGGAAGAGCATCTGCGGCGAGGAGAAAAAGGTGTTCTCCGGCCCGCGGGAAAAGGCTTCCCAGCCCATCACCTGGCTGGTTTCGAAGTCCACGATGGGCTGGTACAGCGTGGTCACCTTGCCGCGTTCCACAATGCACTGAAATTCCTTGTGCAGGGGAGGGGAGGCCACGTCCCTGGGCCGGGCGCCCAGCCGCTGGGCGTGCAGGTAGGCGCGCAGGAGCACGCTGTCCATGTCGCCGGCGGCGTGGCTGTCCACATAGGCATACCCCACATGGATATCGCAGGCTGCGGCCACCTGGGACGGCAGCTTCATGGCCAGCCGTTCCCGGGATTGCATGCGGAACATGTGCGCGGCGTTGGCCAGGGCGACGATATCCGGCGGGATCTCAAGAAACAGCATGAACGAGGAAAACCCTACCCGGGCCGAGCATATCAGCCGGGCCTGAGGGAAAAATCCCGGGAAGGCGGCGATGGCGTCGCGCTCCAGCATGTGGACCAGCTCCACGCCGATGTGATCATCTTCCGGGGTGGACAAGGCGTAGTAGTTGGCCACATCCACCGTCGCCAGGCCGATGTTGCGCTGGCGGTACAACTCCTTGAGCCGCCGCCACTGCTCCGGCGCGACATGTGGCTCCAGGCTGGGGATGCCCTGGGCCGGGGACGGCTGCCCCTGCACGTACCGAAGGCGATTGGCAAGATATTTCGTAAAGCGCATGGCAAAGGCTCCTGTGGCGGCTGGCGTGGCCGGATGTGCACCGCCTGGGCTGTACCACAGAAGCCCCCTGCGCAGGGGGGCAGGGGATGTGACAA
This sequence is a window from Megalodesulfovibrio gigas DSM 1382 = ATCC 19364. Protein-coding genes within it:
- a CDS encoding flavodoxin produces the protein MPKALIVYGSTTGNTEGVAEAIAKTLNSEGMETTVVNVADVTAPGLAEGYDVVLLGCSTWGDDEIELQEDFVPLYEDLDRAGLKDKKVGVFGCGDSSYTYFCGAVDVIEKKAEELGATLVASSLKIDGEPDSAEVLDWAREVLARV
- a CDS encoding AAA family ATPase, which translates into the protein MEIICPSCRTRQQVDTALLPPGPATLPCKRCGKQFSLGSARSIAVMISKGGVGKTTTAVHLAAGLALNNYKTLLVDCDTQGQAAFMLGIRPNDGLADLILGDTPPDKAMLKARDNLWLLSGGKSLAKIKRHITRKDYAGENTLAEALRPIERAFQFIILDTSPSWDSLTVNVLFYAQELLAPISLEVMSIQGLAEFLRNFAALRKHNPGVTLKYLLPMHLSKPSKNSQAILESLEKFYGKYLCTPIRYSPKLAEAPAYGMTVYEYAGSDNVVKDFRELLKDVLHKDEL
- a CDS encoding GGDEF domain-containing protein, which translates into the protein MRFTKYLANRLRYVQGQPSPAQGIPSLEPHVAPEQWRRLKELYRQRNIGLATVDVANYYALSTPEDDHIGVELVHMLERDAIAAFPGFFPQARLICSARVGFSSFMLFLEIPPDIVALANAAHMFRMQSRERLAMKLPSQVAAACDIHVGYAYVDSHAAGDMDSVLLRAYLHAQRLGARPRDVASPPLHKEFQCIVERGKVTTLYQPIVDFETSQVMGWEAFSRGPENTFFSSPQMLFQLAREAGATFRLEKLCREKALTGLGQVGSNQRLFLNNHSDEIADPNFTPGLLLEEIEAYGLKPHNIVLEFAERQGFKDMNLFFRDIERFRAKGFAIAIDDVGSGDSSLRNITLIRPDFIKFDISLVEGIDTNPYHRSMVETLLFLAQRIGARTIAVGIETETALSSLVSMGVNAGQGNCLGVPGYKPASPCVAIPCKTGFTQADGQSWKCSAPIRELVMPCPTTSENATVREIKEQLADKPAQTSMVVVRNGRPCGLLMQYNTDRHLSTQFGMSLYYNREVARIMDPAPLIVEGDLPIEDVAALAMVRESTKVYDDIIVVDKEKLLGVVSVQRMLDQLTQTQVELAKGANPLSGLPGNVSIEREIERRLKGCHPTAMAYIDLDNFKVYNDVYGFERGDRIILLTADLLREAVKLCGGEGDFLGHIGGDDFLVMADPARVVDICNHIMHHFALRSKELYSPEDAARGYLVGKGRDGQTGRFPLTSLSIAVIDCPMDACFSMELLSNRTAAVKKHAKSVEGNSLVREPLLAATAA